From one Macrobrachium rosenbergii isolate ZJJX-2024 chromosome 52, ASM4041242v1, whole genome shotgun sequence genomic stretch:
- the LOC136833841 gene encoding uncharacterized protein: MDSSLKKFWPYLALAAAVVGTLWSRWSSHHGEKSSAGVAILFAVAAYSLMRLVTSDGGAEEPTKEKELNERIVALRDTAQCQREQQVNMDRVILQLQQKLDYFEEMQKEGDREQRTRVIQITKVMMQLQAWQDRAHLLEAETLLLKKENHQAKMEKQQLNGKILQITGENRRLLDNAKEIARRNDALCEKINDLTAQLAEASCQLQRHEKLLRQREKDLQLKTAEAAQMARLIQEQNKATEQREFQTKDLDLRLQRLREDVEDLSKENCRLQCKLQAAGLKGNELTCLLGERDRRLETLERKAGAQAKRNDQLEDEAKQLRGENQKLFCELKNVQEKYKRLGEANCRLQNQLSVFREWRDQVCAGLTKTDQI, translated from the coding sequence ATGGATTCCAGTTTGAAGAAATTTTGGCCTTACTTGGCCTTGGCAGCAGCCGTTGTTGGGACTCTGTGGTCCAGATGGTCTTCGCATCACGGAGAAAAGTCCAGCGCGGGAGTAGCCATCTTGTTTGCTGTAGCTGCCTATTCACTGATGAGGTTGGTGACGTCTGATGGTGGGGCCGAAGAACCAACCAAGGAAAAGGAACTGAACGAGAGAATTGTGGCGTTGCGAGACACCGCCCAGTGCCAGAGGGAACAGCAGGTGAACATGGACAGGGTAATTCTTCAGCTGCAACAGAAGCTCGACTACTTTGAAGAGATGCAGAAGGAGGGCGACAGGGAACAACGCACTCGCGTGATACAGATCACAAAGGTGATGATGCAACTGCAGGCCTGGCAAGACAGGGCTCACTTGCTCGAAGCTGAAACGCTGCTTCTGAAGAAGGAGAATCATCAAGCGAAGATGGAGAAACAACAGCTGAACGGCAAGATCCTTCAGATCACAGGAGAAAATCGGCGGCTGTTGGACAACGCAAAGGAAATTGCCCGGAGAAACGATGCACTGTGTGAGAAGATAAATGATCTGACTGCGCAGTTGGCAGAGGCAAGCTGCCAGCTTCAGAGGCATGAAAAACTCCTACGACAGAGGGAGAAAGACCTGCAGCTCAAGACCGCAGAAGCGGCGCAGATGGCGAGGCTCATCCAGGAACAAAACAAAGCGACCGAGCAGCGCGAATTCCAGACGAAAGACCTCGACCTCAGGCTCCAGCGCCTGCGGGAGGATGTGGAAGACCTCTCGAAGGAAAACTGTCGACTCCAGTGTAAACTTCAGGCGGCGGGACTCAAGGGGAACGAGCTGACATGCCTGTTGGGGGAACGAGATCGTCGTCTTGAGACGCTGGAGAGGAAGGCCGGTGCCCAGGCCAAACGGAACGACCAGCTGGAAGATGAGGCGAAACAGCTGCGAGGAGAGAATCAGAAATTGTTCTGCGAACTCAAGAACGTCCAGGAGAAATACAAACGCCTGGGGGAGGCCAACTGTAGACTGCAGAATCAGCTGTCGGTCTTCAGGGAATGGCGCGATCAGGTCTGCGCTGGCCTCACGAAGACGGATCAGATCTAA
- the LOC136833658 gene encoding uncharacterized protein codes for MAEEFPNPPTERYLRKVMRQWECVPLDVIRPLVSSSLEDDELRGDICCTKCFTPWKAGLYRSHLLKRPKLKKSQLIKALLRKERKNVKRLKNSEKLRLSLYRTRRNTLEIECLVCKEKFKAYCPLPENMKKSLPVREPRKTIQKAVDIGLLTDKKKKKKRAKELNAGLLISSPNSEYHKKLKKSKHREQLKADKPPGITEISPQRDNLWNGNSEESKDNSDIGEVHSKKDVVERIVDTLPVNKVLKVQSGLLVSKKSKTKSKERDFLNKTIKLKMEKDVDRSLKNKTALGDFLSSLI; via the exons ATGGCTGAAGAATTTCCAAATCCACCCACTGAGAGGTATTTGAGGAAAGTTATGAGGCAGTGGGAGTGTGTGCCTCTAGATGTCATTCGCCCACTAGTTTCAA GTTCACTTGAAGATGATGAATTAAGAGGGGACATCTGCTGTACAAAATGTTTTACACCCTGGAAAGCGGGATTATACAGATCCCACCTTCTGAAGCGCCCCAAGTTGAAGAAGAGCCAGCTTATTAAAGCCTTGCTGAGGAAGGaacgaaaaaatgtaaaaaggctAAAGAATAGCGAGAAGCTCCGACTCTCGCTCTACCGCACTCGGAGGaataccttggaaattgagtGCTTAGTGTGTAAAGAGAAATTTAAGGCATATTGTCCTCtacctgaaaatatgaagaaGTCATTACCAGTGAGAGAGCCaaggaaaacaatacaaaaagctGTGGACATTGGTTTGTtaacagataaaaagaagaaaaagaaaagagccaAAGAGCTGAATGCTGGTTTGCTAATATCATCACCAAATAGTGAGTAccataaaaaactgaagaaaagtaaACACCGAGAACAGCTTAAAGCAGACAAACCTCCAGGAATAACAGAAATATCACCACAACGAGATAATTTATGGAATGGTAATTCTGAGGAGAGCAAAGATAACTCTGATATTGGGGAGGTACATTCGAAAAAGGATGTGGTTGAAAGAATAGTTGACACTTTACCTGTTAACAAGGTTTTAAAAGTTCAGAGTGGGTTATTAGTGAGTAAGAAATCTAAAACTAAGAGCAAGGAGCGagactttttgaataaaacaattaagttaaaaatggaaaaagatgtgGACAggagtttgaaaaataaaactgctctTGGAGACTTCCTATCATCATTGATTTAA
- the LOC136833840 gene encoding golgin subfamily A member 6-like protein 25, which translates to MDSSLKKFWPYLALAAAVVGTLWSRWSSQHGEKSSAGVAILFAVAAYSLMRFLRTDEGAEQSKETELNERIVAFRDTVQCQREQQVNMDRIILQLQQKLDYFEEMQKEGDRDQRTRVIQITKEVMQQQAWKDRAHLLEAEALLLKKENHQAKMEKQQLNGKILQITGENQRLLDNAKEIARRNDALCEKMKDLTAQLAEANCQLQRHEKLLRQREKDLQLKTEEAAQMARLIQEQNKATEQREFQTKDLELRFQRLQKDVEDLSKENCRLQCKLQAAELKGNELTCLLGERDRLLESLERKAGAQDKRNDQLEDEVEQLRGANEKLLCELKNVQEKYGRLEEANCKLQNQLEVLREWRNEICAGLTITDQILKFEENVGCRTESFTFIL; encoded by the coding sequence ATGGATTCCAGTTTGAAGAAATTTTGGCCTTACTTGGCCTTGGCAGCAGCTGTTGTTGGGACTCTGTGGTCCAGATGGTCTTCGCAACACGGAGAAAAGTCCAGCGCAGGAGTAGCCATCTTGTTTGCTGTAGCTGCCTATTCACTGATGAGGTTTCTCCGGACTGATGAAGGAGCTGAACAGTCCAAGGAAACGGAACTGAACGAGAGAATTGTGGCGTTCCGAGACACCGTCCAGTGCCAGAGGGAACAGCAGGTGAACATGGACAGGATAATTCTTCAGCTGCAACAGAAGCTCGACTACTTTGAAGAGATGCAGAAGGAGGGCGACAGGGACCAACGCACTCGCGTGATACAGATCACGAAGGAGGTGATGCAACAGCAGGCCTGGAAAGACAGGGCTCACTTGCTCGAAGCTGAAGCGCTGCTTCTGAAGAAGGAGAATCATCAAGCGAAGATGGAGAAACAACAGCTGAACGGCAAGATCCTTCAGATCACAGGAGAAAATCAGCGGCTGTTGGACAACGCAAAGGAAATTGCTCGGAGAAACGATGCGCTGTGTGAGAAGATGAAGGATCTGACTGCGCAGTTGGCAGAGGCAAACTGCCAGCTCCAGAGGCATGAGAAACTCCTACGACAGAGGGAGAAAGACCTGCAGCTCAAGACCGAAGAAGCGGCGCAGATGGCGAGGCTCATCCAGGAACAAAACAAAGCGACCGAGCAGCGCGAATTCCAGACGAAAGACCTCGAGCTCAGGTTCCAGCGCCTGCAGAAGGATGTGGAAGACCTCTCGAAGGAAAACTGTCGACTCCAGTGTAAACTTCAGGCGGCGGAACTCAAGGGGAACGAGCTGACATGCCTGTTGGGGGAACGAGATCGTCTTCTTGAGTCGCTGGAGAGGAAGGCCGGTGCCCAGGACAAACGGAACGACCAGCTGGAAGATGAGGTGGAACAGCTGCGAGGAGCGAATGAGAAATTGCTCTGTGAACTCAAGAACGTCCAGGAGAAATACGGACGCCTGGAGGAGGCCAACTGTAAACTGCAGAATCAGCTTGAGGTCTTGAGGGAATGGCGCAACGAAATCTGCGCTGGCCTCACGATAACAGATCAGATCCTGAAGTTTGAGGAGAATGTTGGTTGTCGTACGGAAAGTTTtacgtttattttgtaa